GGCGCCAGCAATGTTGGCAGTGGTGCGGAACAGCTTGTACAGCTTCTTCATTCAAGAGCCTTATCAGTGGGTGCGGCGACCGATTTTCAGTCACCTACTTCACTATTCGGCACGTTCCTCGGTTTTATTTACTGCTTTTCTCAATTTTTTTCAGAAATCGCTTCGAGATCGACGTCAGCTATCGCAGATCAATGTCGTAGCTCGCCCTGCTTGGCCATCGAGATAAGGTGGAAAATGGGACATATCGATATATCAAGCAGACTGGCCGACTCTGGCCGAAAGCACCTTGTCGCGACCGGTTGAATCCACAGTCGAAAGCCGTCCTTCGGGATTGACTGCTTATGGCCGATTCTGTTGAAAACAGTCGGCCATGGTATGCGCAACAGAAAAACACGCGTCCGAGATTGAAATCTTTACTTTTGGCAGAGGCTTCCGGACTCGGATTTCACGTGGCAGCGTGCAAAAAAGACGTTTTCACCCGCCAATGAGCAGGCAGTTTGGGCAGACCGACTTTTTCAACAGAATAGGCCGTTTTCAGTCGGACGCGATAGGCGGAATACGGCCAGAAGGGGCCGAACCTACGTGAATCCCCCCTCTGGCAACGCTTTTAAGGTCAGTCACCTTTTTTGTGTTTATGTACTTCCAGATCGGGATGTTTGGGTTTGTTTTCTTCAGTAACACGACGGCGTTGGTCCTTTTTGCCGGTGGATTCAGCGATCGGTTTGGGGCCGGGTTTAATACTCATGTGTTCAACTCCTTCGATTGATAACAGGTCTGTAAGTAAAACCGTACGCATAGAAAGTGAAGCTACGGGGCGACCAACTCGGCAAGCTTGGCCGCGATATCTGCAAACGTATCTTCAGCAGTGCTCAGGCCGCTTCTCGAACCGAGTAGAGGGCTGACTTCTCGCAGCGATTCGTATGTGGTGTCGTGAATGATGGGAACCAGCAGATCCCTTGCGAGGAGCGCGGAAAGCTCTTTGTCAGCGATGCCTTCAGCTGCTAGGCGACGCAGCAAAGCAGGGGTCACCAGCACAATACCTACTCGAGACTTCGCCAATCCCTTATCAATTTCACGGAGTAAGGAAGAGCCTAGAAGGACATCTTTCTCGCTGAACCAAACGGAAACACCGAGCGACTCGAGTACATCATGCAACTCCTTCGCGGATCCTTTCCGGTCGTCCCAGGCATGACAAAGAAAGACGTCACGT
This DNA window, taken from Pseudomonas fluorescens NCIMB 11764, encodes the following:
- a CDS encoding toll/interleukin-1 receptor domain-containing protein, whose amino-acid sequence is MAYTSAEVRTLTPVRENVERRATVPDLRDVFLCHAWDDRKGSAKELHDVLESLGVSVWFSEKDVLLGSSLLREIDKGLAKSRVGIVLVTPALLRRLAAEGIADKELSALLARDLLVPIIHDTTYESLREVSPLLGSRSGLSTAEDTFADIAAKLAELVAP